The Euwallacea similis isolate ESF13 chromosome 13, ESF131.1, whole genome shotgun sequence genomic interval CCACCCCCGCACCCACAAATTCTCccaaaatttgtataaaatttaatgtataaTAGTTTACATGCTTACGCCCCAAAACCACTTTTATCGATCAATCAAAGTACACTTTGAACTGGTAGAGATCTTTCACTAATTGCTCGAAACGTGGCTTTTCGGATTTGGGCTTCTGTAACTAACTCCactgaaatatttcctatGTACATGTAATAACATGAATTAAAGTAGAAGAATGGGGCTACATTACGGTGCCCCGACCAAATCTATATCTTTAATGGTAATGAAACTGCAAGCCTCCAAATTTGGCCTactatttattcattttattggAGTTTGGATTTTAAAAGACGCTATTTGCGTTCTTGTTACCGATTATgggtgattaaaaaaagtagtttAGAAGGTGCgctgcaaaaattaaaattttaaaagttttcaatggcTGTTGCTCGTCTCTAAAAGTaatgatctttatcaaaatattaggAAACTTCCTTTAAAACGATGTATTATGTTTTTATGCTTAAACAGCCATAATTCcctaataaaacttttttgtgtgtCGCCTCTAAACGAAAAGGATGATTTTGGCATATTTCTTGAAGGCGGCTCTAGAAGGCCGTGGTGgttgaaaacaattcaatcgTTCAGGCGATCGTGAATGTTCGTTTGCCGTCGTGTCAAAGGTCACTGACAGATGCTGTTTTCTGCAACGTCTGTACACTAGGGGATGTTTTTCACATTTATCGAAGGTGGCTCTGGAACGTCATGACGTCAAAAACAATTGAATGTTTGTTTGCGCCTCGCACGGAAGAGCTCCGGCCCGAGACGAAAAAGATGATCGAGCCATAATACCTGATTTGGACTAGAGAAGTTCAGTGGCTCGAATCCTGGTCAGGGGAATacttaacaaattaaattttatgacgtTGCTCTAAAATAAATGTGTTTCATTTAATGAAtgagtaaattttataaataattcatctCTGCATGTTTTGAAAGCACTCAAATTAAAAACCGTTCTTAGTAATCACCCTTTGGCATCCTGCATATGGCAAATGAAGGGTTGCTcgatgtacatatgtatatgaaaaCTTCATCTAATTTTAGAGCCTAGAATACGGATCtcaatttatggcactatttCCAGAGACatgcataaaataaaaagccTCTAgctgaatttttctttctaaagCTCCCTCAAAACTGACTATTTAGGTAGCTTACGTCGGGTGGTCTCTCACTTAAACCtcaatatctcgaaaacggcaACAGCTACTCCCTCGCGCTTTTCACTAATCGGTTAGAAAAAAGTAATCTCAGCTCTCGTGCTATTATTTGTTCCTGCCAAAAATTTTAGTGAACGAAAAAATGGTTTGTAATTTCTCGTGAAAAAGCAACTTATTTGGGCCTACCTTTACGTGGAAAAGTCACGGAACACCATTACAAGATAACGACGAACCAGTTAATGCCATTACGAACTTAAAAGttacattttagaaattatcGCAAGTACGGAGGACTTTGGCAGCGATGTGTTAAAAATGCTATATCAATTGAGTTGACCTTTAATAGACCTTACCCAATAAAGGTCCGACAAATACACGATTTTTAACTTTGCTGTTGTAGTTTGGACTTAAaacaatatctcttggttCGTATTGTAGACGTCCGATTACAGTTATGTAATGGACAAGAACATTTATGCGTCTTTGGGTCCAAAGCAAAGGACTTTTTAAGGGTCTCAGAGAGGTTACGGGCGGTTCTTTTAGAAATATCACCCCATTATCAGTCATCAGTTTTTCTTCGTGAAAAGACGAATTAGTGGGGAGGTTGTGTCAGTGTTTGGGTGAACTATTTGCAGCAGGCACTAAAAGGGTGGACATTCTACAGGTGATCCACCCTTAAATAGATACAGCAGATTAAAAACTTCTGCAAACACCCTATCGTCCAATGTGTTTCCAAATTAGGCGagcaaaaatcatttattgaTTAAATGGTCTTGCTAAGAAAACGATGTTGCCAGCGGCACTACAAGCAATGATGCTCTTCAAATTCTTCCTAAATAGACGCAGAACTTACACTGAATCGAAAATATCACTCCTCAGTTTGACTCGCACGTGTCCCCTTTTAACGACAACCAACGCACCTCACTCGAAATTCCCACCAACTGAAAgcgaaaatcgaaatttatttttaaatcaaattttgaaccTGTTTGGTGGCATGCGCGCACCATATGCGATAAAAGATCTATTTGTTGTTGACGAACTTGCCTATAGGCCACGATTTCGTTCTTGTTTATTGTTCATTTATTATGAATTCCCCTACATGTTACATTGAAGTAATGCATTGTTACATGAAAGCTAATTATCTACCGTTTCATTCGAAATCAGCGACCATTTCTGCGCCTTTCCCCGGCCCTGGCATAAATTCCCGCCAgtgtattgattttttaaacgtCGGGCATGTCCGTTGGACGATTGCGGCGTTGCCACCATTGCCATTTTACATTTCCTTAAATTCCAGGAATTCATTTCGCAGgagaagataaaaatttattttttttccactAAAAATGCGTGACCGCTCCCACGGGAGCTAAACACTGGTAAAAACCAGAAATACCACTGCCCACTGAACACCTCCAAAAAGTTCTGCAGCACCCCCAAATCGAACGTCGAATCCTCCTCTACAAAACTCGGAGGGTACAAATTTTCCAGGGTGGTCTCATTCCTCCCTGTGAGATACAGATGGTAGCAAAGAAACCCGAAAGTCGCTATCCCTAGAAGCAAAGCTGCACCGAACCTAAAACCAATACAATTCCCCGATTTCACCCtccttattattaaatttttacccAACGCTTATAGAAAAATCTCGAGCGAACTTAGAACTGTCCAGAACGGAAATTGTGACGTGCCTAAGGCTGGTGCTGGCGTAGAAGAAACAGTAGAGGAAGGTATAGAAGATCAGAAGGATGAAGCTCTTGTAGTTATAAAAGCCTATGCAGTTGTTCAACCAGAAACAGTGATGGTCCATCCTGAGATAACAAATTTTGCACGTGCTGCAATGATGAGTTCTGTCCGGCTTAATGTGCATGCAAATGCAACAGTACCTAATAAAGAAATCGCTCATAAAACCCACTATAAGTTTAACGAATTCTTCACCTAATGCTTCCAGTAGAAGTGCAGGTTTCCAGCAACAAATCTTTTCCCTTACAAAACCGCTCCAGAATATCATCTTTGTCGTCATCGGAGCGAACATGAATTAAAACGACATGCTGATCTCTACTGAATTTATATTCCATTGGGACTTTCCCCACTGATGAGCACATAGTGGCTAGAAATGACCACAGCAACATTATAGCCAATAAATTGATTACAACCAAAAATGGTAATCGATGATGAAGACTCGTTATCCCGGTCAAGCTGAAGTAGTACACGTAAATGAAATAGGAGCCTGCGAATAAAATCAGTAGAAATGCTGGAGGgagatttttaatgaaagcatttgacatttattttgtAGTTTGGCACTTTTTTGACAACGGATTAGGGAAAAATGTCACATAGGATGGTCAAAATATGATAACTTCATATCTCAAAAGTTCAAAAGACAAGATgttgtcaaaaaaatatatgtatatattgtTCAGAGAACAGAGCTGAAGCGGAAAAGGACTCTAATAACATCAGATTTAGTTTCAGCTGATTAAAAGATTGATGACGTCGCGTACTCATTGATTCTCTATTTAGTCGGTGGCGCCATTTACGTTTTACCTTCCGgcgccatttttaaattcaaatttaacctAACTTTTACCCCACTGTATAGCGTCAGggtatttaattcatttcttccaaatttgatggttttaaataatatcgaaccgtttaataaattaataaagtggtACATTCATTGTTTAGTATCATTATCATTGTTATTATTCACCTTTTATTCAATTCATTAGTATGTCAAAAAACCAAATTGCATATATCTATAGTGACGAATTGAAGGCAGAATGCGATAAAGTACTCTTCATGCAAAACAGGGTAAGTTTCACATCTTTATTCATATTTCTTCAACTATATGTTGCATGTACCTACATTTTGATCAATCGTAGGCTTCAATTGTGCACAATTTAATATGCAGCTACCAGCTTTTGTCCTCGCCAAACATCTTTATAGTGGCAAACAGGAAAGCAACTGAAGAAGAACTGAAAGCTTTTCATTCAAGCTCATATGTGGACTTCCTGAAAGCTCAGAATTCCTTTGATTTGAACTTAGATGAAATTAATGGTATATATTCCTAATATACTGAGTGGTAAAAGGTTGCAAGAATGTATAGAAATTCCATAAACCATGAGAGATACAGTATTAGTTAATTATGGAACAAGTagattttaaatgaacattattaaagtaataaattattagagGTATAATTTTGTCTCCAGATGATCACTTAGAATATGGCTTGGCTTACGATTGTCCTCctttcaaaactatttttgattTCTGTTTAAATGTTGCTGGAGGCTCATTGTCAGCTGCGAAAGTGTTAGCATCAAAAAAGGTTCAAGTAGCAATAAATTGGTTTGGTGGTTGGCATCATGCTTTGAGGTAGTGTACACTCAAAACTACATGATATTACTGTAAGTcgattgatttaattttatatagagATAGCGCAGTAGGTTTTTGCTACATAAATGATGTAGTACTGGCAATACAGTTCCTGTCCAAACATTTCCAAAAGATACTCTACATTGATCTGGACATTCACCATGGTATGTTACATACTTCACTTTAGgtttaataataagaaaattctaTATTTCAGGTGATGGTGTTCAATATGCCTTTGAATACAGCAACAGAATATTAACCCTCTCATTTCATAGATATGAAATAGGTTTTTTCCCTGGCACTGGTACCATAGAGGATGTGGGTAAAGGCAAGGGAAAATTTTACTCATTAAATGTCCCTTTTAAAAGTGGCCTTAATGACAACTCATTTACCAGAGTCTTTAAACAGTTATTTCCTGTGTAAGTTTGACAAGACCTAATGGCAATATTCACAGTAGAATTGTAGGGTCTTAGATAGTTTTAAGCCCAATGCAATAGTTCTTCAGTGTGGAGCTGATGGTTTAAATGGTGATCATGTAGGCGAAtgtaatttaactttaaaaggACTGGGAAATTGTGTGAAAAGcgttttaaattgcaatttacCTACTTTGCTCTTGGGAGGgggtatattaaaaatattacatatgaaaatatcACCTACATTTCAAGTTAATTAGGGGGTTACAATGCTCCAAACACAGCTCGTTTATGGACGTATATAACTGCCATAGCATTGAACAGGGATGTGGATAATGATATTCCTGATTCATTTGAGGTATTTAAAACttgcagaaaaaaatgtcattttaatTGTGTTTATATTAGTATTTCAGTCGATTTGGTCCCAGTTATGAGCTGAACATTGAAGCAGGAAGAAAGTCAGACCTGAATAATGacgaatatttaaattctgtAGTTGAAACTTTGAAGTCCTATTGTGGTAATGTTGCTGCAAATAAATAAGAAGCAAAATTGATAAGTATATTAAAAACCTTTATTACAAGTCCTTAGAAAGgtattgtcactttttcttttctgcTGCTGCATAATGTTTCACTATCAACATTCACAAGTTTAACACTGTTGTATCCGTAAACCCTCAGATTTGTCAAAGAAAGGTGGCAATCTTCTGTTGATAAACCATCTATTATAACTTCACTATCTGAGGCAGAGAATTTGAGCAATCTGTTTTCTTTCAGTAATTCCCCTTTTGCTTTACAAGACCCTGATGTGCAATCCAATG includes:
- the LOC136412897 gene encoding palmitoyltransferase ZDHHC2-like isoform X2 — protein: MSNAFIKNLPPAFLLILFAGSYFIYVYYFSLTGITSLHHRLPFLVVINLLAIMLLWSFLATMCSSVGKVPMEYKFSRDQHVVLIHVRSDDDKDDILERFCKGKDLLLETCTSTGSIRYCCICMHIKPDRTHHCSTCKICYLRMDHHCFWLNNCIGFYNYKSFILLIFYTFLYCFFYASTSLRHVTISVLDSSKRVKSGNCIGFRFGAALLLGIATFGFLCYHLYLTGRNETTLENLYPPSFVEEDSTFDLGVLQNFLEVFSGQWYFWFLPVFSSRGSGHAFLVEKK
- the LOC136412894 gene encoding histone deacetylase 8-like isoform X2, whose translation is MSKNQIAYIYSDELKAECDKVLFMQNRASIVHNLICSYQLLSSPNIFIVANRKATEEELKAFHSSSYVDFLKAQNSFDLNLDEINDDHLEYGLAYDCPPFKTIFDFCLNVAGGSLSAAKVLASKKVQVAINWFGGWHHALRDSAVGFCYINDVVLAIQFLSKHFQKILYIDLDIHHGDGVQYAFEYSNRILTLSFHRYEIGFFPGTGTIEDVGKGKGKFYSLNVPFKSGLNDNSFTRVFKQLFPVVLDSFKPNAIVLQCGADGLNGDHVGECNLTLKGLGNCVKSVLNCNLPTLLLGGGGYNAPNTARLWTYITAIALNRDVDNDIPDSFESIWSQL
- the LOC136412897 gene encoding palmitoyltransferase ZDHHC2-like isoform X1, translating into MSNAFIKNLPPAFLLILFAGSYFIYVYYFSLTGITSLHHRLPFLVVINLLAIMLLWSFLATMCSSVGKVPMEYKFSRDQHVVLIHVRSDDDKDDILERFCKGKDLLLETCTSTGSIRYCCICMHIKPDRTHHCSTCKICYLRMDHHCFWLNNCIGFYNYKSFILLIFYTFLYCFFYASTSLRHVTISVLDSSKFARDFSISVGFGAALLLGIATFGFLCYHLYLTGRNETTLENLYPPSFVEEDSTFDLGVLQNFLEVFSGQWYFWFLPVFSSRGSGHAFLVEKK
- the LOC136412894 gene encoding histone deacetylase 8-like isoform X1, with amino-acid sequence MSKNQIAYIYSDELKAECDKVLFMQNRASIVHNLICSYQLLSSPNIFIVANRKATEEELKAFHSSSYVDFLKAQNSFDLNLDEINDDHLEYGLAYDCPPFKTIFDFCLNVAGGSLSAAKVLASKKVQVAINWFGGWHHALRDSAVGFCYINDVVLAIQFLSKHFQKILYIDLDIHHGDGVQYAFEYSNRILTLSFHRYEIGFFPGTGTIEDVGKGKGKFYSLNVPFKSGLNDNSFTRVFKQLFPVVLDSFKPNAIVLQCGADGLNGDHVGECNLTLKGLGNCVKSVLNCNLPTLLLGGGGYNAPNTARLWTYITAIALNRDVDNDIPDSFEYFSRFGPSYELNIEAGRKSDLNNDEYLNSVVETLKSYCGNVAANK